Proteins from a single region of Syngnathus typhle isolate RoL2023-S1 ecotype Sweden linkage group LG10, RoL_Styp_1.0, whole genome shotgun sequence:
- the LOC133160560 gene encoding uncharacterized protein LOC133160560 isoform X4 — MTTEASAVSEADTEGKQKASAAEPEPENKQSPEAAASEPEGEQSSKKGQAAEPAADAASSPEEEQLKPRTRTSAGKGLSRLFSSFLKRRSQCSEGEGFEAEKASEEKQDKEEQAGKAEEEKEEEKVKAEEKNAVLEEEPDSKEVKRSEEKPQKEEKKTEPEKLEKKGSKKKKKESKKKTEERDAEKVKTAEEEKKEEEQDEKKEEERIEEPKEEAKVEDAVEIEEEKLETKEVKRTEDKCTETEPEKEEEKVDKKGAKKKEKEEKVKKREEEKVKKKAEEEEKARKREEEKEKKREEEKAKEAEKAKKKEEERAKKKEEEEKAKEEKKKKEEEKLKEAKRKEEEKLKEAKKKEEEKLKEAKRKEEEKLKEAKKKEEEKLKETKKKEEKSKDAQKKEDETSTEARTKEEETPKKKDEEKLKEGQKKEEEKSKEPKKKEEKAKKKADDKKEEDKGKKKVKKGKKEEEKAQKVKAPIAAPEPELKTEPETEQAPDQHSISSAEMQPAQEEPKEEATIKEEPEKEEDAEVDEKEAKADEEPKEEKPAKEKKTEKKGDDAKGSKRQKTIQCKVTLLDDTQYECELDKHAKGQELIVKVCENLNLLEKDYFGLAHWETPTCKTWLEPAKEIRKQVPGAVYNFTFNIKFYPPDPAQLTEDLTRYYLCLQLRKDIMSGVLPCSFVTLSLLGSYTAQSELGEYDPELHGADYVKDLSLAPGQSKELEEKVMELHRTYRSMSPAQADMLFLENAKKLSMYGVDLHQAKDLDGVDITLGVCSGGLMVYKDKLRINRFPWPKVLKISYKRSSFFIKIRPSEQEQYESTIGFKLPNYKASKKLWKVCVEHHTFFRATTTEPSSSRRFPVLGSKFRYSGRTQAQTRQASSMIDRPAPRFTRSASKRLSRNLDGDKSLWSITASTRCEVDDWSSMLVSENPYPSLEFLAKGESEGTFSHSWNIQAGSRPWWDLCSDAELRTRKEDEWSTLVDRDPPFSFSPSFDFVERPAKLSLASMSSIDRLSQPAQERHHDWFLYFDPIPNRSLYKHVDKPQPQLLDEETMSEEEELTEEEVIERLEEMMIMVEKLEEMEDIERRLKKVKDLEERLQEVEIMSDKIQEVIEEELGEQEVALLKDEELQKESKAITRTVLKNSVMTVMNLNEGDVKDELEEQIKEVFLKGLLDDDDDAKNSIDGHVFEYSLREKVRQIGEEWKDLMEDKASSQVAYQTEVRTKTVSFEDQTSQRLDSVEHTLLKIISEKTGETGVTIEILVERAEEEDTEDKNGSSRDKEKDIWSVLFDRPPYTPVIKPSVTSVKDVTLEEGEFFTSKLVITADKKVLREEQPLEDIPSPRTILEREDDWFVLLDAVRRFVKAVTLKEPDQTEAEGLLSMVEKDDEIREVQIEEAEISEEAPTYRREIQQQSVKERDDDRFVLLDVVSKESTFVAPVAVDVSTKEDVTVDMRYEPVDVVVIEEPKINEDLSVNEVTKMSRGGREIDDDWFLLLDVVSKEPQFVPPVTWIHTYSEKRISAVIEKRMEVVVEETSRKMYPEVKIFPSVIKRDDDWFLLLDVIPKKTTFIPPVALPMKAKISPDVGPVIEIKDIEMKPVPVSLDQMSPSQIQPEKDDDWFAVFDAVREPAVVFLPDTSVEITPATRKPFEAEVLTTVTRTWDTVIIGENSRFDETPSSETRPLVPTSTQKEDDWFQLFPKQTILEKTVPVPSVAMVKNVEVVTVAKEIKQNARVEETRPLVKLVERKPQPRELDDDWFVFLNAVKVPAAEPIRKYPTVAPSEAFTVKENKSLPRFTVVEQKWMKEQPLQTGRKMDDDWFTLLDVAPKKTVPERLRYVAAVPRKRTSESKTRISIVERPQFEKQIRQERRPLKYTHVHDDWFVLLDVSRRKPVPTTQRSTRPVSAPVFSQAALAEAGIPMAPFDQLQTSTPIRTAIKEERNLEVTLEVVEPSKIEDKEFDKPQEDLLRHHASISELKRNFMESLPESRPSEWEKRLSTHSPLRTLGVNGQPGADGSLHISPLCRGSETRAALKENLGFSNKSNPIVSLHHSAVAPARVAFDKSCDQEALVVIGSSMVPMVEVEMMQPFSSLDPGSKFLDETQKEESSCPRFSERSGNITGSSPASCFMSGGPQVIHSFQPPLVQTHTVTITAVPNSLPSGISTTEVPIVPTKTVTYESAKGAVDGTEEDKESTLSISQTSETISGTSVTTTTTHISKIVKSGSSETRVEKRIVITADSDVDQDKGKDGGASAL, encoded by the exons ATGACAACAGAAGCCAGTGCCGTGAGCGAGGCGGACACTGAAGGCAAGCAGAAGGCTAGCGCCGCTGAACCCGAACCTGAGAACAAGCAGAGTCCAGAGGCAGCGGCATCGGAGCCGGAGGGCGAGCAGTCCAGCAAGAAGGGGCAGGCCGCTGAGCCCGCCGCCGATGCGGCTTCCTCCCCCGAAGAGGAGCAGCTGAAACCTCGCACCAGAACTTCTGCCGGCAAAGGCCTCTCTcgtctcttttcctctttccttAAGCGCCGCTCGCAGTGCTCGGAAGGAGAAGGCTTTGAGGCAGAGAAAGCCAGCGAGGAAAAGCAAGACAAAGAAGAACAGGCTGGGAAAGCggaggaagagaaagaagaagaaaaagtgaaAGCTGAGGAGAAGAATGCTGTCCTAGAGGAGGAACCCGATTCGAAAGAGGTCAAACGGAGCGAAGAGAAACCGCAAAAGGAGGAAAAGAAGACTGAGCCGGAGAAACTTGAGAAGAAAGgtagcaagaagaaaaagaaagaaagcaagaagaaaactgagGAGAGGGATGCTGAGAAAGTGAAAACCgcagaggaggagaaaaaggaaGAGGAGCAAGACgagaagaaagaggaggagaggaTAGAGGAGCCCAAAGAAGAGGCAAAGGTAGAGGACGCTGTGgaaatagaagaagaaaaattggAAACAAAAGAAGTTAAGAGGACCGAAGATAAATGCACTGAAACGGAGCCcgaaaaggaggaggaaaaggTTGATAAAAAGGGAGCcaagaaaaaggagaaggaggagaaggtgaagaaaagggaagaagaaaaagtgaagaaaaaagcagaggaggaagaaaaggcaaggaagagggaggaggagaaggagaagaagagagaggaggagaaggCAAAGGAGGCAGAAAAAgccaagaagaaggaggaggaaagggccaaaaagaaggaggaggaggaaaaagcaaaggaggagaaaaaaaagaaagaggaggaaaaaTTGAAGGAGGCTAAAAGGAAAGAGGAGGAAAAATTGAAAGAGGCCAAAaagaaagaggaggaaaaaCTCAAGGAGGCCAAAAGGAAGGAGGAAGAGAAATTGAAAGAGGCCaaaaagaaggaggaggaaaaattgaaggagacaaaaaagaaagaagaaaaatcaaaggACGCCCAAAAGAAAGAAGACGAGACATCGACGGAGGCCAGAACAAAAGAAGAGGAAACACCGaagaagaaagacgaggagaaaTTAAAAGAGGGCCAAaagaaagaagaggaaaaaTCGAAAGAGcccaaaaagaaagaagagaaggCAAAGAAAAAGGCAGATGATAAAAAGGAAGAAGACAAAGGGAAGAAAAAggtgaaaaagggaaaaaaagaagaagaaaaggctcAAAAAGTCAAAGCACCAATTGCTGCCCCAGAACCGGAACTGAAAACTGAGCCAGAAACTGAACAAGCTCCCGATCAGCACTCAATCAGCAGCGCAGAGATGCAG CCAGCTCAGGAGGAACCCAAGGAAGAAGCCACAATCAAGGAGGAGCCCGAGAAAGAAGAAGATGCAGAAGTGGACGAGAAAGAAGCAAAGGCAGATGAAGAGCCCAAGGAGGAAAAGCctgcaaaagaaaagaagacgGAGAAGAAGGGTGACGATGCCAAAGGCTCCAAACGACAGAAAACCATTCAGTGCAAAGTCACGTTGTTGGATGACACTCAGTACGAGTGTGAGCTCGAT AAACACGCTAAAGGACAGGAGCTCATCGTTAAAGTGTGCGAGAACCTCAATCTGCTGGAGAAGGATTACTTCGGCCTTGCTCACTGGGAAACACCAACCTGCAAG ACATGGCTGGAACCCGCCAAGGAAATCCGCAAACAGGTGCCAGGTGCTGTCTACAACTTTACTTTCAACATAAAGTTCTATCCACCTGACCCGGCACAACTTACCGAAGACCTCACAAG GTACTATTTGTGTCTTCAGCTGAGGAAGGACATCATGAGTGGGGTTCTTCCATGCTCCTTTGTCACCCTGTCCTTGCTGGGATCTTACACAGCACAGTCAGAACTGGGTGAATATGACCCGGAACTCCACGGAGCTGACTATGTTAAAGATCTTAGTCTGGCTCCTGGACAGAGCAAAGAGTTGGAGGAAAAGGTGATGGAGTTGCATCGTACATATAG GTCAATGAGTCCAGCCCAAGCTGATATGCTGTTCCTGGAAAATGCCAAGAAACTTTCAATGTATGGTGTGGACCTTCATCAAGCCAAG GATCTCGATGGTGTCGACATTACACTTGGAGTTTGCTCCGGTGGTCTGATGGTTTATAAGGACAAGCTGAGAATCAACCGTTTCCCTTGGCCAAAAGTTCTCAAGATCTCTTACAAACGCAGCAGCTTCTTTATTAAAATCCGGCCGTCTGAG CAAGAACAGTACGAAAGCACAATCGGCTTCAAGTTACCAAACTACAAAGCTTCGAAGAAGTTATGGAAAGTTTGCGTTGAACATCACACCTTCTTCAG ggcaaCAACAACCGAGCCTTCCTCGTCGCGTCGTTTCCCCGTCCTGGGGTCCAAGTTCAGGTACAGCGGACGCACCCAGGCCCAAACCCGGCAAGCCAGCTCCATGATCGACCGCCCCGCCCCTCGCTTCACACGCTCTGCCAGCAAACGCCTCTCCCGCAATTTAGATGGAG ACAAAAGTCTCTGGAGCATCACGGCATCGACCAGGTGTGAGGTTGATGACTGGTCGTCGATGCTCGTTTCTGAAAACCCCTACCCTTCCCTAGAATTTCTAG CTAAAGGTGAGTCTGAAGGGACGTTTAGTCACTCCTGGAATATTCAGGCGGGCAGTCGGCCGTGGTGGGATCTCTGTTCCGATGCAGAGCTCCGGACGAGAAAAGAAGATGAATGGTCTACCTTGGTGGACCGAGATCCTCCTTTCTCATTTTCTCCATCTTTCGATTTTGTAGAAAGGCCAG CTAAGCTCAGCTTGGCATCAATGAGTTCTATTGACAGGCTGTCGCAACCAGCACAGGAACGACATCATGATTGGTTCCTCTACTTTGATCCAATCCCCAACCGTTCCTTGTATAAGCATGTCGATAAACCTCAGC CCCAGCTCCTGGATGAGGAGACTATGAGTGAGGAAGAAGAGCTGACAGAGGAGGAAGTCATTGAGAGGCTAGAGGAGATGATGATTATGGTGGAGAAGCTAGAAGAGATGGAAGACATAGAGAGGAGGCTGAAAAAAGTTAAAGATTTAGAAGAGCGACTCCAAGAAGTAGAAATCATGTCTGATAAGATCCAAGAAGTGATAGAAGAAGAATTAGGCGAACAAGAAGTCGCCTTACTAAAGGATGAGGAACTACAGAAAGAAAGTAAAGCCATAACACGGACTGTGTTGAAAAATTCCGTGATGACCGTGATGAACCTGAATGAGGGCGACGTGAAGGATGAATTAGAGGAGCAAATCAAAGAGGTGTTTTTAAAAGGCCTTTTGGACGATGACGACGATGCTAAAAATAGCATAGATGGGCATGTGTTTGAATATAGTCTGAGAGAGAAGGTACGTCAGATAGGAGAGGAGTGGAAAGATCTGATGGAGGACAAGGCTTCTTCTCAGGTAGCTTATCAGACAGAGGTCAGGACAAAGACAGTTTCTTTTGAGGATCAGACATCGCAGAGGCTTGATTCGGTGGAACATACACTTCTGAAGATCATTTCAGAAAAGACTGGTGAGACTGGAGTGACGATAGAAATACTGGTGGAAAGAGCTGAGGAGGAAGATACTGAGGACAAAAATGGATCTTCACGAGACAAAGAGAAAGATATTTGGTCCGTGCTTTTTGACCGTCCACCGTACACGCCCGTTATCAAACCGTCAG TTACATCGGTGAAAGACGTTACGTTGGAGGAGGGTGAGTTTTTCACTTCCAAATTAGTGATTACAGCAGATAAAAAGGTCTTACGAGAAGAACAGCCTCTAGAGGACATTCCATCACCACGGACTATTCTAGAAAGAGAAGATGACTGGTTTGTGTTGCTGGATGCCGTCCGCAGATTTGTAAAAGCAG TTACCTTGAAGGAACCAGACCAGACGGAAGCAGAAGGTTTGCTCTCTATGGTTGAAAAGGATGACGAGATTAGGGAGGTGCAAATTGAAGAGGCAGAGATAAGCGAAGAAGCGCCGACGTATCGTCGAGAAATCCAACAACAGTCGGTGAAGGAACGGGACGATGACCGGTTTGTGTTGCTGGATGTTGTTTCCAAAGAAAGCACTTTTGTAGCACCAG TTGCTGTTGATGTTTCGACTAAAGAAGACGTGACAGTTGATATGAGGTACGAACCCGTTGATGTTGTGGTCATCGAAGAGCCAAAAATAAACGAGGATTTAAGCGTGAATGAAGTCACAAAGATGTCACGAGGTGGAAGAGAAATAGATGACGATTGGTTTTTACTGCTGGACGTTGTCAGCAAAGAACCGCAATTTGTACCGCCAG tgACGTGGATTCACACTTACTCTGAAAAAAGAATTTCTGCTGTGATTGAAAAAAGAATGGAGGTTGTAGTCGAAGAGACTTCTAGGAAAATGTATCCCGAGGTGAAAATATTCCCCTCAGTCATCAAAAGAGATGACGACTGGTTTTTACTGCTGGATGTTATTCCGAAAAAAACGACTTTTATACCTCCAG TTGCCCTACCAATGAAGGCTAAAATCTCTCCAGATGTCGGACCAGTGATTGAAATAAAAGACATAGAAATGAAACCGGTTCCGGTTTCTTTGGACCAGATGAGCCCATCTCAAATCCAACCAGAGAAAGACGATGACTGGTTTGCGGTATTTGATGCCGTTCGGGAACCAGCCGTTGTATTTCTACCAG ACACCTCTGTTGAAATTACTCCAGCTACAAGGAAGCCCTTTGAGGCTGAGGTGTTAACCACTGTGACTAGAACATGGGACACGGTGATAATTGGTGAGAACAGCAGGTTTGATGAGACACCAAGTTCAGAAACGAGACCGCTTGTACCAACATCAACTCAAAAAGAAGATGATTGGTTTCAACTGTTCCCAAAACAAACCATCCTAGAAAAGACAGTTCCTGTACCATCAG TTGCCATGGTTAAGAATGTCGAAGTTGTGACCGTGgctaaagaaataaaacaaaacgccAGAGTAGAAGAAACGAGGCCGCTGGTGAAGTTAGTTGAAAGGAAACCTCAACCGCGAGAGTTGGATGATGACtggtttgtgtttttaaatgcgGTAAAAGTACCAG CGGCCGAGCCTATCCGAAAGTATCCTACCGTAGCTCCATCTGAAGCTTTTACAGTTAAAGAAAATAAGTCGCTACCGAGATTTACTGTGGTGGAACAGAAGTGGATGAAAGAGCAGCCACTTCAAACAGGGAGAAAGATGGATGATGATTGGTTTACTCTTCTAGACGTGGCTCCTAAAAAAACAG TCCCCGAACGGCTCAGATACGTGGCAGCAGTTCCACGGAAGAGAACTTCAGAGAGCAAAACAAGGATTTCTATTGTTGAGCGACCCCAGTTTGAGAAACAGATCCGGCAAGAAAGACGGCCTCTCAAATATACTCATGTCCATGATGATTGGTTTGTTCTACTTGACGTTAGCCGTCGAAAGCCAG TGCCGACCACACAGAGAAGCACCCGTCCCGTCAGCGCTCCAGTCTTCTCCCAAGCTGCTCTGGCTGAGGCCGGAATTCCAATGGCACCctttgaccagctgcagacCTCCACTCCGATCAGGACTGCAATCAAAGAGGAGAGGAACCTCGAGGTCACTTTAGAAGTTGTCGAACCATCAAAAATCGAGGACAAG GAGTTCGACAAGCCTCAGGAGGACCTGCTCAGGCATCACGCCAGTATCAGCGAGCTGAAGAGGAACTTCATGGAATCTCTGCCGGAATCCAGGCCGAGCGAATGGGAGAAGCGTCTGTCCACGCACTCGCCGTTGCGTACTCTGGGTGTCAACGGTCAGCCCGGTGCAGATGGG agcCTGCACATTAGTCCGCTGTGCAGAGGTTCAGAGACCAGGGCAGCACTCAAGGAGAATTTGGGCTTTTCCAACAAGTCCAATCCCATTGTGAGCCTCCATCATAGTGCCGTGGCTCCTGCCAGAgttgcttttgacaagtcaTGTGATCAGGAAGCACTTGTGGTGATTGGCTCATCCATGGTGCCAATGGTAGAGGTGGAGATGATGCAACCGTTTTCCTCCCTCGACCCCGGCAGTAAATTTTTAGATGAGACCCAGAAAGAAGAAAGTTCATGTCCCAGATTTTCGGAACGCTCTGGGAATATAACTGGATCTTCTCCGGCTTCCTGTTTTATGAGCGGTGGTCCACAGGTCATACACAGCTTCCAG CCGCCTCTGGTGCAGACCCACACAGTCACCATCACAGCTGTCCCCAACTCCTTACCCAGTGGCATCTCCACCACAGAAGTCCCTATCGTCCCAACCAAGACCGTCACCTATGAGTCTGCAAAG ggtGCAGTTGATGGAACAGAAGAGGACAAAGAAAGCACATTGTCCATTTCGCAGACCTCCGAAACCATCAGTGGCACCTCCGTCACTACCACCACTACACACATCTCAAAG ATTGTGAAAAGTGGCTCCTCAGAGACTCGTGTTGAGAAAAGAATCGTCATAACTGCCGACAGTGACGTTGACCAGGATAAG GGGAAAGATGGTGGTGCTTCAGCATTGTAA